One genomic segment of Fibrobacter sp. UWH4 includes these proteins:
- a CDS encoding FISUMP domain-containing protein, producing the protein MKILGGVLFLGVLALGVSNAFAQPELRDAIDNGDIAAAQKIVKKGAAEEIYCGKLSPEEAVKVYEKIFKAMPYESFSNCQSQFSYGYGTKVCANAKAMDACTEVVSYLLLESESGNTKAIDALDGVLNVALKTKAYAKPVKVSVDTSLWVVCPKKKGKAREACVEECFEQSLNMKDTVRADLCETNPEHYIDTTIKVSVPSPLYEKLRRGLLEGYWKTQKSAAARYAAMIQKSARTLSIPDSEVVNLNYVSRWADKHKADSTALPGGELFRFCASWQQEVDSMLALKGFETRCPVFESFVDSRDGQTYKVKEINGTRWFVQNLNYAIEEKSMCYDREEESCKMYGRLYTQDAALVACPEGSRLATDDDWKMLEIYAGGANEAAVHLRTNGSDDYAFTAMFGGYANKNGISVIMGEGAYFWTSKDVGDGRGIARSMFSTDKEVSSIPVDKNFWLSVRCVVNAAPAEEPAPAADAKP; encoded by the coding sequence TTTTGCCCAGCCGGAACTTCGTGACGCTATTGATAACGGCGATATTGCCGCGGCCCAGAAAATCGTAAAAAAGGGGGCCGCCGAAGAAATTTATTGCGGCAAGCTTTCTCCTGAAGAAGCTGTCAAGGTTTACGAAAAAATATTCAAGGCAATGCCTTATGAGTCCTTCTCAAATTGTCAGTCCCAGTTCTCATACGGCTACGGCACCAAGGTCTGTGCGAATGCCAAGGCGATGGATGCCTGTACCGAAGTTGTTTCGTACCTGTTGCTGGAAAGCGAAAGCGGCAATACCAAGGCCATCGATGCGTTGGATGGAGTCTTGAACGTGGCCCTTAAAACGAAGGCTTATGCAAAACCGGTCAAGGTTTCTGTCGATACGAGCCTGTGGGTCGTATGCCCCAAGAAAAAGGGCAAGGCCCGCGAAGCTTGCGTAGAGGAGTGCTTTGAACAGTCACTCAATATGAAGGATACCGTGCGCGCGGATCTTTGCGAAACGAATCCGGAACATTATATCGATACGACGATCAAGGTGTCTGTTCCTTCGCCGCTATATGAAAAGCTCCGCAGGGGGCTTCTTGAAGGGTATTGGAAAACGCAGAAGTCTGCGGCCGCAAGGTATGCGGCCATGATTCAGAAAAGTGCGCGAACACTTTCGATTCCCGATAGCGAAGTCGTCAACCTGAATTATGTGTCTCGCTGGGCGGACAAGCACAAGGCTGATTCTACGGCGCTTCCTGGCGGTGAACTTTTCCGTTTCTGCGCCTCGTGGCAGCAAGAAGTTGATTCGATGCTCGCTTTGAAGGGCTTTGAAACGCGTTGCCCGGTATTTGAATCGTTTGTCGACAGTCGTGACGGTCAGACTTATAAGGTCAAGGAAATCAATGGTACCCGTTGGTTTGTGCAGAATCTGAACTATGCGATTGAAGAAAAGTCGATGTGTTACGATCGCGAAGAAGAAAGCTGCAAGATGTACGGCCGCCTTTATACGCAGGATGCGGCTCTGGTCGCTTGTCCCGAAGGCTCTCGCCTGGCAACGGACGACGATTGGAAAATGCTCGAAATATATGCGGGTGGCGCAAATGAGGCTGCGGTACACCTTCGTACCAACGGCTCAGATGATTATGCCTTCACGGCCATGTTCGGCGGCTATGCCAACAAGAACGGCATCTCGGTGATTATGGGCGAAGGTGCCTATTTCTGGACGAGCAAGGATGTGGGCGACGGCCGCGGTATTGCACGCTCCATGTTCAGTACCGACAAAGAAGTTTCGTCCATTCCCGTGGATAAGAACTTCTGGCTTTCCGTTCGCTGCGTGGTGAATGCTGCCCCTGCAGAAGAACCCGCACCCGCTGCTGATGCTAAGCCCTGA